DNA sequence from the Panicum virgatum strain AP13 unplaced genomic scaffold, P.virgatum_v5 scaffold_6062, whole genome shotgun sequence genome:
TTTATTCTTTCATCATGTTACAATTAAACATTTCAATCAGAATATTAATGTGATCATTCCTTCAATCTTCTGATAGTGTCCTTCTTTCTAACTAACAAACAACCATCTATTCAGAAAATAAAAAACGATTCATAGCCTGAATGTTCAGAATTCTGTGATTCATTAGTCGCCATTCGATGAAGTAAACGAAAATTTAGCCATAGCTGGTCAATTTTTAACAATAAAAATCAGTTATTATGACTCTAGTTAGTTATATTAAGTAAATATCCCAACTTAacattcccaaaaaaatttgggccATTGGCACATTAGCTGCTCATATAGTTCATGatgctttcttttcttttactgAAATACTATGGAGAAGTGGCAAAATAGTTCGTGTGTTCATTGTGTTTCCATGGATGTGGATTCCAGTGATAACTGTGGGTAAGACCACCATGCCACTCAATTTATTGTTAAATAAGTACTAACATAGATCTGTTGACAATCTTGGAGTTTAACATCGGTAGCATTGCATCATGCAGAATGAATGAACGGATGGAAAAGAGATTATTCTACTGACCTGAGAAGTCTTGGAAATTTGAAGAAAAGACATCCCCAACAAATAGTCGACACAGTGTTTGCCATCGATGATTGATTGAATATATCCAAGGGCTCTCCATTGCTGGATGAGGTTGTCACTAGCGATAGTAAAGCCCTTGGCGTAAACTGCACAATATGTGAAGCACAACTTGAACTTTAACGGCATGTAGTAATAGCTCAACATGAGGCCCTCCAAAGGCTCTTGCAACAAAGTATTTTCTTCCATACCCAAAATAATCTTCTTGTCCCTTATATCTTCCCATGCCTCTGTAGACTTTGGGATAACAAAAATCCAAGAGATCGTGCTAGTAGTGGTAGACCTGCACACTTCTTAGCGATTTGTCTACCATTGGTTCTAATCCACATAGATCCTCACCTTGCCAGAATGGTGTTTGTCGCATCACATTCCAACAGTCATCATCTGATAAAATGCTTAAATTGATTTGGTCACTCTTGCGCACAGGGCGGATTATTCCTTGACTAGCTAGAGCACCAATATCCAATTTATCCACTACATGTTGCATTCGTGTAGTAATATGATCTTGCTTCCCTTCCTACCATATTGCAGCATATGCTTTAGTTTTTCCAAATTATCCACACCTTCCTCCCACATATCATCAAGAACAATCAAATACTTTTTGGTAGGGAGCATACTTTTCAACATTTCAGTAATGGACTGCAAATTGCCATCTTTTAGGGTGATGTACCATTCGCTTGCTCAATACTGGTACTCCTACTCACTGTTGATATGATTATTTCCCCAATTCTTTGTAGATCAAACTTCTTGACACATAGACCCATACCCGTAGATCAAAGGTTTTGGTTCTACtatcaaaaaaaattgattgGGCTAGTGTTGTCTTCCCAGGCCACCAAGTCCAACAATAGGAATGATTGAGACAACCTCATCAGCTTCACTTTTCAGTAATTTGATTAACTTTTTCTTTTCAGTATCCCTTCCTACCATTCTAATAATGTCGATGCCCCCATTGGTGGGTGAAATAGTAGCTTGATTTCTAGCCACCTCATCAGCCCACATTGATGTATCTTGGGGCACCAGATCAAGGGTTCGACAACCCTCTTTCTCTATGTTGGTTAAAACTTCCTTTACCTTCTTCATCTTGTGAGCTATTGTAAACCGCAACAGGAATGGATTGTAGGATGAAAAGAATAGCTTAATCTGTAAGAGAAAAAGGTAAACcataaataaaattttgttgtACATGTGTTTTGTTATGTATTGTAGTACTTGAATATATTCCTGTGGTATATCAACGGCTGAACAAAACAAGTTGTAGAAGAAAACATATTACATGTTTGTTGAGAAATAAATTATAATATATTGGTTGGTCACTATAATGACAAGCACAGCAAGTGCAATGGCACCCAACAAACACTCAGCCATTCAATTTCACACCAAATTAAGACACTGTTTATGAACTCAACTGATGATGATACCTATGTTGTATAAATTTAGAAACTCAACTTCAAACTTGAAATAAGTtagttgaaacaaaaaaaatctaatgtcCAGCCAAACAAGAATAAGTTCATGTGAAATTTTTGTGTACCAATAAAGTTAACCTTCTAATCATTTCACTTGCTGCACTTTTGTATTCTGTATTTTATTTCTAAACCAAGGATTTTGGTCTGTTTGTGGGTCTAGGACAATTTATGGCCCAAGTTGCCAGGTGAAGCCCATAAACACACCTCATGGATACCGCTTTGAGGGCCAAGTTCGTGGGCAGCCCAAGTCTAGTGAACAAAAATGCATCCTGCAGGTATGGCTGCTCTCCACCTCTTTGTTTTTTTACTTATATTGTAATACCAAGCTACTCCACTTCACACTCTGTTCACTTTCAGAATAAAATACAGGCAAGGAGGAGCCAGGCATATCATGCTATGCATGGGTTAACACATACTCTTCGAAATTATGTGGCCTCAAATGAACTGGAGTAAGGAGATGTCACCAACTTAtttgttctcttctttcttgcacgagtttttaaaataaagttttcggttttgtaaactgataaAGTGTTGTTGGCATTGTAGAGTGTTTCGGCTTATTGATATTCCATATTTCTAACACAGATGACACTAAAGGTGACGTTTATGTTCCTGAACTGAGTAGGTCAGTGCTCAAAGTTGTAGACGGTGTTTCAAAAAAAAGGCTGTAGAACTTGGTATTAAATTTTCATTTAATAGTAGTCTGAGTTTAGTTTTACTCTAGGAAATTTTGTTCACAGACACTGTTCAATCATGGAATTGGATGATACACACCGCCCAATCGACAATTTGCCCAGTACCATTATAAAGCCATGGTTCGTTGTTGCTAGACACCACACGCAATAAATTTTTCATTTTGGTTTGGGAGAGAGAAAGATGCGTGCATAGACCATATTGCCCTTCCAAGTTATCTTCTACCTGTAGACTCCACCTTTCTCTCTTATCTCCATCTTTGTCTCCAATTCTCCATCGATCCATCAAGCAACTAGCAAAGGCCAAGCAACATTACTTACTCGGTACTCATCCATGGCGGAGCCATGGCCTGCCGCATCACCACCGTCATCTGATGCAGCGCCAACGGAGCTGGAGCTGCCAGGGTTTCCGTTAAATCTGTCATCTGCTTGGGTTCTTCCTAAAGTAGGTGGCTCAAGTTCGCATCATCCCCATGGTGCACCTGTATCGCCAGGACCCTTGGAAGCTCCCAGGCCTGGTGCACATCGACGAGCGGGAGTCGTACTTCTTCGTGCCCtccccccgccccgccccgcccgacACACAATcgacggcagcggccggcgcATTTGGATACTATGCTCCTCCCTACCTGCTACCCATGCAGCGGCGGCCTCGACATCACCAACGGCGGTAGCGAAGCGGACGCACCATTTGCGACGACAATGGTCGCCTCCGACCATGAATCCAACCAGCTGTGACCTCTATGCCCCTACCCTTACTAATGGTGGTGGTCCCTGTTCCTTTTCAGATTCGGACATAGATGGAGCAACCCTGGCAGTAGCGCGTCACACCCACATGGATGATGCCCGACAGCTATGGCTCATCCCACCCCACACGGACGTCACTCCAGAGACTTCGTGCCCTGGCTTCATGTCCCGTCTTCGTGACACCTTCGACCCATTCCTGCTACTATTCATGGGGGTGTGTGTTGCCTGCTGGTTCCTACTACCGTCTGTGGGGAGTGCGGTGGGGCAAGTGGGGTTGGGGACAGGAGCAGCGATGCACAGTGTAGAGCTAAGggaatggaggagagaga
Encoded proteins:
- the LOC120694443 gene encoding putative disease resistance protein RGA1, which translates into the protein MVKLQALMRHADRREGQDEGERREIMRVWMKDFKAAAYDIEDLLDEFDAIELIKQDQPKIKLFFSSYNPFLLRFTIAHKMKKVKEVLTNIEKEGCRTLDLVPQDTSMWADEVARNQATISPTNGGIDIIRMVGRDTEKKKLIKLLKSEADEVVSIIPIVGLGGLGRQH